Part of the Plasmodium knowlesi strain H genome assembly, chromosome: 11 genome is shown below.
atatgtgtaggatttcgtatttaggttgcgggatttataatattttacggtgaatatttgtaggatttcgcatttagtttgctggatttaatattttacggtgtatatgtgtaggatttcatatttaggttgcgggatttataatatttttacggtgtatatgtgtaagatttcgtatttaggttgcgggatttataatattttacggtgtgcatgtgtaagattttttatttaggttgcgggatttataatattttacggtgtatatgtgtaagatttcggatttttaggttgcgggatttataatattttacggtgtatatgtgtaagatttcgtatttttaggttgcgggatttataatattttacggtgtatatgtgtaagatttcgtattctttagggtttaaggttccaGGTTATAAGAACGACAATATAGCCTGTTATTTAGATGATTTAGGGGgaagtttaatttttttttttttcaataaaaaataaaaaagagaaaaaaaaaaaaaaagaatgtgtgttcttaaaaaaaaaaagaagaatgtttttttttttttttttttttctataaacaaagggttgtcctttcaccccccaaaaaaaaaaagaaaaattttttgtaaacaaaatgagaataaaatttggaagaaagaattttctttttttttttttttaataaagttctaattatatgaatgttttagcgttcttccacattttttttgcgcggaaaccgtaatatagtgtccgcgcgcggatgtcccatacacttttttacgagaacaagatataacacctattgaGGAACTGtcgaaaaagggataaaaaaaaaaaaataagaaggtgGTGGGTGGGTGGGGGGAGAGGATGAAGAGGaggttttgggggtgttagaattcagatttcgggtttaggaataaggttttaggggtgtagAAAGAAGGATTCAGGGTTATAGGAgcaaggttttaggggtgtagaagtaaggttttaggggtataggagtaatgttttaggggtataggaataaggttttaggggtataggaataaggttttaggggtataggaataaggttccagggtgtttgagtaaggttttaggggtattggagtagggtttcagggttacaggagggaggtgtcagggtgttagaacttagattccgggtttaggacaaaagtgtcagggtgttagaacttagattccgcgcttaggaggaaggggtcagggtgttagaacttagattccgggtttagggggaaggtttcatggtataggagtaaggttttagggtataggagtaaaggttttagggtataggaataaggttttagggtatgggaataaggttttgaggggtattggagtaaggttccggggttagcttcagTGGAGTAAGGGAGggggaatggaaaaactcctcgcagacaaggaccggatactacaacaaccggatactacaacaaccgtatactacaacaaccggatactacaacaaccggatactacacccaccggatactacaccaaccggatactacaccaaccggatactacaacaaccggatactacaccaaccggatactacaccaaccagATACTACACTagccggatactacaacaaccggatactacaacagcCGGATagcacaccaaccggatactacgcaccaaccggatactacactaaccggatactacactaaccggatactgtgCACCAACCATATACTACAACCtaactggatactacaccaaccagATACTACACTagccggatactacaacaaccggatactacaacagcCGGATAGCACACCAACTGGATACTacgcaccaaccggatactacactaaccggatactacaccaaccggatactatgcATCAACCATATACTACAACCtaactggatactacaccaaccagATACTACAacctaaccggatactacaacaaccggatactacaacaaccggatactacaacaaccggatactacaacaaccggatactacaacaaccggatactacaacaaccggatactacaacaaccggatactacaacaaccggatactacaacaaccggatactacaacaaccggatactacaacaaccggatactacaacaaccggatactacaacaaccggatactacaacaaccggatactacaacaaccggatactacaacaaccggatactacaacaaccggatactacaacaaccggatactacagaacccattacatatataaccttttcttttttttttcttttacagtGTGATTTTTGGAATGAAGGCGTCAAAACAACATTGGAGAAGATGTTCGAGAGAATCGAGTCCGAAGGGAAGGCGAACAATAATGCTGCATGTAAAGATTTcggtgatggtaatgaacatagtgttgaaagaaaagcttgtaatcatatcgcGGCTGGTTTAAAATACATTAAGGATATTAAGCCCAGTGCTACTGCCACTCAGAACTcaaatgatgatgacaagttttttaaacaatctatgatgtgcgcagcacttaatttttacgctgatcaaataaaaaaaaaatctcaaGATAAATGTCCGATTGATGAGataaaaataagagaaaTGTTTAATGATTGGAATGGAATTAATAATACTTGGTCTTCGCCTTCGTGTTCGACCTCTGGtggtaaaaataattgttttgtttgtaacAGGATAGATAACGAAGACTTTAAGGATTGCAAACTAAGTGTTGACAGCTCTTTGGTTAATATAACACAACCAAGTGGAGGTTGCAAAGACAACACCGACAGAAACAAAGTCCAAgacgaaatgaacaaactcCTCAACAACGAAGACAACGCAATCAACCCCAAAATGAAAGGAACATTATCCACTATCACTGACATTAAgacctcttctttctgtactcaacttcAATGCGCAGCAAAGAAATGGTCACagagcaaaaaaggaaaaagcagCGGAGTGACGTGGGTAAGTGGGaaacaactacatatatatatatatatgtatatatgtatgtacatgtatatatgtatatgcatttatgtatatatatgtatatgtatatatatatgtgtatgtatacacatatgtgtacacatatgtgtatacatacatatattttttttttttttcttatctttttttgttctatgtttagaATGTCCTGAAAGAAGACATCGACAAAGAATTGAAGGCACTTCTAGAAAATATGACAAAATCGGATAATCAGAAAGCAGTTGAACAATACTGCAAAGATAACGAAGCTAAATGGGATGCAATGGGCCATaaacaaagcaaaacaaataaagcagcttgtttgctttttgctgcaggattaaagcacatttatggccGCGGTAAGGGCCAGGTTAACGGCTCTGttaagggcccatcgtttgaacaaacgatgggttgtttatttcttaaagaatatgcaaaacaattaaaagaaatggctgaagtgaagaaacaaggacatagttgggtacatcctctttgtgacatagatcAGGGCATAGATCACGCCTTTGATAAAAGTAATTCCATTATGGAAGCATCATCTCAATGCAAAAAGAATGGTAGTACTAATgattgttttgtttgcaaatgGGACAATGACGATTATAAAGATTGTTCCATTGGTACTGACAACGTAAAGACCAACGTGGAACCACTACTCCAATCGAACAAAGAacatatgcaacaaacattagagaatacagtttGTCCCATCCtccttacggatctccttaccccttttcttcctttggctcctgtctctattggtctttctgctatggcttattacctttggaaggtaagattaataaaaaaaaaaaaaaaaattttaacagttaaaagaataaaaaaaggaataaaaaataaaattttttttaatagttaaaaggaaaaaaaaattttttaatggttaaagaaaaaaaaaattttttaatggttaaaaaaaaaaaataaaataaataaatgtgtaaaaaaattttttcataatcttcagcaaaaatatcctcccatttttttttttttttttttttgtagtattttggtccttttggtaaaggaggaccacgtttcagaagatctcctgctgaaattcctggtccatccgtacaagaacaagtcctcgatcatgtggaagaagctggtccacatgaatatcaattggtgaaggaacgaaaacctcgttctgctccaacaagaacaaaacgttctggtcgcgcaaatcgtcgcacgattattgaaattcattt
Proteins encoded:
- a CDS encoding SICAvar, type I produces the protein MEEAGGGGGGGGGGGELLHKWLEEKVKAAQGTYTGVADAAAAAQKITEELKNDIVATWEKLKTSLAQAGAVEIEGLCSDVAGKEGGGIEEEYLKNLCKGIVEMRYFISGGSSQIRWGLKFESDIKPHEWYPRCIVGTVALSEIYGDHCKLKEVINRISDRADGKLEEHREKDGAKLDKCKGLTDTDILFGKTVLQGTIKDWVVEQRTYAENKERNIRSKAPWRIRKPWEKWPSVCNHKKRAEGQAGEARKKELREENAQSMTTFMKLNNDTTTIQNSGGSSVMPLSDVLIGESKDYSLDLGKLTKVFEDVIQNNNTGTADLAGAIIEKITKQSDEKLGVKTTLEKMFERIESEGKANNNAACKDFGDGNEHSVERKACNHIAAGLKYIKDIKPSATATQNSNDDDKFFKQSMMCAALNFYADQIKKKSQDKCPIDEIKIREMFNDWNGINNTWSSPSCSTSGGKNNCFVCNRIDNEDFKDCKLSVDSSLVNITQPSGGCKDNTDRNKVQDEMNKLLNNEDNAINPKMKGTLSTITDIKTSSFCTQLQCAAKKWSQSKKGKSSGVTWNVLKEDIDKELKALLENMTKSDNQKAVEQYCKDNEAKWDAMGHKQSKTNKAACLLFAAGLKHIYGRGKGQVNGSVKGPSFEQTMGCLFLKEYAKQLKEMAEVKKQGHSWVHPLCDIDQGIDHAFDKSNSIMEASSQCKKNGSTNDCFVCKWDNDDYKDCSIGTDNVKTNVEPLLQSNKEHMQQTLENTVCPILLTDLLTPFLPLAPVSIGLSAMAYYLWKYFGPFGKGGPRFRRSPAEIPGPSVQEQVLDHVEEAGPHEYQLVKERKPRSAPTRTKRSGRANRRTIIEIHFEVLDECQKGDTQLNQKDFLELLVQEFMGSEFMEEEQVPKEEVLMESVPMEGVPMESIPLESVPSLGSGFMV